Proteins from one Clostridium cellulovorans 743B genomic window:
- a CDS encoding AGE family epimerase/isomerase: protein MSEKTIINGMVEEIKKELLEDILPFWLNNTKDDENGGFYGFITNSLEINKNSEKGVILCTRILWTYSYAYGMFKKEEYKEMATYAYDYLINNFWDKEFGGFFWSLNADATVLDGKKQIYAEAFGIYSLTEYYKATGNQEALEYAKKIFFLIEEHGYDKENQGYFEAYSNAWVLLEDLRLSEKDMNEKKSMNTHLHVLEAYTNLYRVFKDEILKDKLTELIDVTIKHIINNETYQFKLFFDEKWTQKSNVISYGHDIEGSWLLYEAAEVLGDEAVINRCKEVTLRMAEITLEQGIDEDNGLIYEVHENGALDREKHWWPQAEAVVGFYNAYELTGDVKYLEASKKIWDFINKHVVDHDNGEWFWKAPSSCVNYNDEPKVSMWKCPYHNSRMCYEIIQRVGRVRE from the coding sequence ATGAGCGAAAAAACTATAATAAATGGTATGGTTGAAGAAATAAAAAAAGAATTATTAGAGGATATTCTTCCTTTTTGGCTAAATAATACTAAGGATGATGAAAATGGTGGTTTCTATGGATTTATTACTAATTCACTAGAAATAAACAAAAATTCGGAAAAAGGCGTTATTTTATGTACTAGAATTCTATGGACATACTCTTATGCATATGGAATGTTTAAAAAAGAAGAATATAAAGAAATGGCAACTTATGCATACGATTATTTGATTAACAATTTCTGGGATAAAGAGTTTGGTGGATTTTTCTGGTCGCTTAATGCAGACGCTACAGTATTAGATGGAAAGAAACAAATCTACGCTGAAGCCTTTGGAATATATAGTTTAACTGAATACTATAAAGCTACCGGAAATCAAGAAGCTTTAGAATATGCTAAAAAAATATTCTTCTTAATTGAAGAACATGGATATGACAAAGAAAATCAAGGTTATTTTGAAGCTTATTCAAATGCATGGGTATTGCTTGAGGACTTAAGATTAAGCGAAAAAGATATGAATGAAAAGAAATCAATGAATACTCATTTGCATGTTTTAGAAGCTTATACTAATCTTTATAGAGTTTTTAAAGATGAAATTCTTAAAGATAAATTGACTGAATTGATAGATGTAACAATCAAACACATAATAAACAATGAGACTTATCAATTTAAATTATTCTTTGATGAAAAATGGACTCAAAAATCTAACGTAATATCTTATGGTCATGATATAGAAGGTAGCTGGCTTTTATATGAAGCAGCAGAAGTTCTTGGCGACGAAGCTGTAATCAACCGTTGCAAGGAAGTAACTCTTAGAATGGCTGAAATAACTCTAGAACAAGGAATAGATGAAGATAATGGTTTAATTTATGAAGTCCATGAAAATGGAGCACTTGATAGAGAAAAGCATTGGTGGCCACAAGCAGAAGCTGTGGTAGGTTTCTATAATGCTTATGAATTAACAGGTGATGTGAAATATCTTGAAGCTTCAAAAAAGATTTGGGATTTTATAAATAAACATGTAGTAGATCATGATAACGGTGAGTGGTTCTGGAAAGCACCTAGCAGCTGTGTAAATTATAATGATGAACCAAAGGTAAGTATGTGGAAGTGTCCATATCATAATAGCAGAATGTGTTACGAAATAATTCAAAGAGTTGGAAGGGTGAGAGAATAG
- a CDS encoding carbohydrate ABC transporter permease: protein MLFKKRKGPVLTAVEIQSPIGKAVNYLLLGILSIMVLGPIFIVFNGSFKGNEEYMYSGIFELPKNFTLINYQQVVEKGKMLLAFKNTVILIVISVFLSVMLGSMVAYVLGRFNFKHKKLILLLFLIPTFIPSITTQVATFSIIKGLGLFNTRLAAILIYAGADITQIYIFLQFMDNIPYSLDESAVIEGASYFKIYRSIILPQLKPAMATVIILKVIGIYNDMLTPYLYMPKTSLKTVSTALMSFSSDQNSQWNIMGAGIMAVMVPTLVLYLFLQKFIFAGITDGAVKE, encoded by the coding sequence ATGTTGTTTAAGAAGAGGAAGGGACCAGTTTTAACAGCAGTTGAAATACAAAGCCCAATAGGTAAAGCGGTAAATTATCTATTGTTAGGTATACTATCAATAATGGTGTTAGGACCAATCTTTATAGTGTTTAACGGATCTTTCAAAGGCAATGAAGAATATATGTACAGTGGCATCTTTGAACTTCCAAAGAACTTTACATTAATAAACTATCAACAAGTAGTGGAAAAAGGTAAGATGCTTCTTGCCTTCAAGAATACGGTAATTTTGATCGTCATCTCTGTATTCTTAAGTGTTATGTTAGGATCAATGGTTGCTTATGTTTTAGGTAGATTTAACTTCAAACATAAGAAATTAATACTATTGTTATTCTTAATTCCAACATTTATCCCAAGTATAACAACTCAAGTTGCTACTTTTAGTATCATCAAAGGCTTAGGTTTATTTAATACAAGATTAGCAGCGATTCTTATATATGCTGGTGCAGATATAACACAGATATATATATTCCTTCAATTTATGGACAATATACCATATTCTTTAGATGAAAGTGCTGTAATAGAAGGAGCATCTTACTTTAAAATATATAGATCAATAATTCTACCACAATTAAAACCAGCTATGGCTACAGTAATAATATTAAAGGTAATTGGTATCTATAATGATATGTTAACACCTTACTTGTACATGCCAAAAACTAGCTTAAAAACAGTCTCTACAGCCCTGATGTCTTTCTCATCAGACCAGAATTCACAGTGGAACATCATGGGCGCGGGTATTATGGCTGTTATGGTTCCTACCTTAGTACTATATTTATTCCTACAAAAATTTATTTTTGCAGGTATTACAGATGGAGCTGTAAAGGAGTAG
- a CDS encoding glycoside hydrolase family 130 protein, with protein MSNIKMISEPLKNMPWQDRPEGSEEIVWRHDTNPIMPWNPTKKCARIYNSAVMPYGDKFVGIFRADHKNGRAHIHLGWSDDAINWEVENDEIQWIDEEGKPFQPGYAYDPRLVKIEDTYYMIWCTEFGGGAALGLGMTKDFKTFTRLENPFVPFNRNGVLFPRKVNGKYLMLSRPSDSAHTPFGDIFISESPDLTHWGRNRKVMSKGGSGWWQGTKIGAGAVPIETSEGWLLLYHGVSWTCNGYVYSMGAAILDIDEPSKVLYRCRDYILTPEKIYETSGFVPNVVFPCATLHDSETNRIAIYYGAADTHVGVAYTKLDELVEYIKANSELVPGDEIALR; from the coding sequence GTGAGTAACATTAAAATGATAAGCGAACCATTAAAGAATATGCCTTGGCAGGATAGACCAGAAGGCAGCGAAGAAATAGTTTGGAGACATGACACTAACCCTATAATGCCATGGAACCCAACTAAAAAATGTGCAAGAATATATAATAGTGCAGTAATGCCTTATGGTGATAAATTCGTAGGTATTTTCAGAGCAGACCACAAAAATGGTAGAGCTCATATTCATCTTGGCTGGAGTGACGATGCTATAAACTGGGAAGTTGAAAATGATGAAATCCAATGGATAGACGAAGAAGGAAAGCCATTCCAACCAGGCTATGCATATGACCCACGTCTAGTTAAAATCGAAGACACTTACTACATGATTTGGTGTACAGAATTTGGTGGTGGTGCAGCTTTAGGTCTTGGTATGACTAAAGACTTCAAGACTTTTACAAGACTTGAAAACCCATTTGTTCCTTTCAACAGAAACGGTGTATTATTCCCAAGAAAGGTTAATGGAAAATACTTAATGTTAAGCAGACCAAGTGATAGTGCACATACTCCATTTGGTGATATATTCATAAGCGAGAGCCCAGACCTTACTCACTGGGGAAGAAACAGAAAGGTTATGTCTAAAGGCGGAAGCGGCTGGTGGCAAGGAACTAAAATCGGTGCTGGGGCAGTTCCAATAGAAACTTCAGAAGGGTGGTTATTACTTTATCATGGAGTTAGCTGGACTTGTAACGGTTATGTTTACAGTATGGGTGCTGCTATCCTTGATATAGATGAGCCATCAAAAGTATTATATAGATGCAGAGATTATATATTAACACCAGAAAAGATATACGAAACATCAGGATTTGTTCCTAACGTTGTATTCCCATGTGCAACACTTCATGACAGCGAAACTAATAGAATAGCAATATACTACGGAGCAGCTGATACTCATGTTGGAGTAGCTTATACAAAACTTGATGAACTTGTTGAGTATATAAAAGCTAACTCTGAACTAGTTCCTGGAGATGAAATTGCTTTAAGATAA
- a CDS encoding ABC transporter substrate-binding protein — protein MAMSVLVGCGSSDSKGSSKDEKVTLTFATHRTDKADTTLREMADRYEKDNPNITIEIEAIKDADQTLKTRAAAGELPDVCELPTSAKKSDYGLYFVDISDLGFTKDKIYCYDSGEGDDGVQYGLNSATSYTGIIYNKQAFKKAGITKTPQTMDEFFADCQKLKDAGVIPFGTNFKDQWPLSIYANDKIFAIEMTGNANYTNDSVKEDLFTANNGLTQSFDFLAKMKEKGYVEPDLMSTNWDQFKKDHASGKIAMTYLGSWYLPQMAENGANLEDIGMFPLPGAKGQFLGGDWCYGVAKNSKHQKEAKDFLKWMWEGDNYIKAVGGGSPLKGGQQTDPALKELLAANKTIIIPEATKTEIDNVYKNSEIDLNTALQAYLTGDKSTVVKEYNDKFAKAKKSAGM, from the coding sequence ATGGCAATGTCAGTGCTAGTTGGTTGTGGATCTTCAGATAGTAAAGGTAGTTCAAAAGATGAGAAGGTAACATTAACATTTGCTACTCATAGAACGGATAAGGCAGATACAACTTTAAGAGAAATGGCAGACAGATACGAAAAAGACAATCCAAACATAACTATCGAAATTGAAGCTATTAAGGATGCAGATCAAACGCTTAAAACAAGAGCAGCTGCTGGAGAATTGCCAGATGTTTGTGAACTTCCTACATCTGCTAAAAAATCAGATTACGGTTTATACTTTGTAGATATTTCGGATTTAGGATTTACTAAAGACAAAATCTATTGTTATGACAGTGGTGAAGGCGATGATGGAGTGCAATATGGTTTAAATAGTGCTACTTCATACACAGGAATAATCTACAATAAACAAGCATTTAAAAAAGCTGGAATCACTAAGACTCCACAAACTATGGACGAGTTCTTTGCTGATTGCCAAAAATTAAAAGATGCTGGAGTAATTCCATTTGGAACAAACTTTAAGGATCAATGGCCTTTATCAATATACGCCAATGACAAGATATTTGCTATAGAAATGACTGGAAATGCAAACTATACAAATGACTCTGTAAAAGAAGATTTATTTACAGCGAACAATGGATTAACTCAATCCTTTGATTTCTTAGCTAAAATGAAAGAAAAAGGCTATGTTGAACCAGACTTAATGTCAACTAACTGGGATCAATTTAAGAAAGATCATGCTTCAGGTAAAATCGCTATGACTTACCTTGGAAGCTGGTACTTACCACAAATGGCTGAGAATGGTGCAAACTTAGAAGATATCGGAATGTTCCCATTACCAGGTGCTAAAGGACAATTCCTAGGTGGAGACTGGTGCTACGGAGTTGCTAAAAACTCTAAACACCAAAAAGAAGCTAAAGATTTCTTAAAATGGATGTGGGAAGGCGACAACTATATAAAAGCTGTTGGTGGCGGTTCTCCATTGAAAGGTGGACAACAAACTGATCCAGCATTAAAAGAATTATTAGCAGCTAATAAAACAATTATAATTCCAGAAGCAACTAAAACTGAAATAGACAATGTTTACAAAAATTCAGAAATAGACTTAAACACTGCATTACAAGCTTACTTAACAGGGGACAAATCTACTGTTGTTAAAGAATACAATGATAAGTTTGCTAAAGCAAAGAAAAGTGCAGGAATGTAA
- a CDS encoding GNAT family N-acetyltransferase has protein sequence MTNYVIEESTDEGWHVVDNGIIKYNSSKVPFTQEPTFLAINRMIKDSNGDIIAGINSSLYCWKCLYIDVLWVKEDFRKEGYGSGLLNEVEKVAKEKGCKLIHLDTFDFQAKDFYIKHGYEVFGVLDDCPMEHKRYYMKKNI, from the coding sequence GTGACAAATTATGTTATAGAAGAAAGTACAGATGAAGGATGGCACGTAGTTGATAACGGAATAATTAAATATAATTCTTCAAAAGTACCTTTCACTCAAGAACCAACTTTTTTAGCAATCAATCGAATGATAAAAGATTCGAATGGAGATATAATAGCAGGAATAAACAGTTCGTTATACTGTTGGAAGTGCTTATATATAGATGTTCTCTGGGTGAAAGAAGATTTTCGTAAAGAGGGATATGGCTCTGGACTTTTAAATGAAGTAGAAAAAGTTGCCAAAGAAAAAGGGTGCAAATTAATTCATTTAGATACCTTTGATTTTCAAGCAAAAGATTTTTATATTAAGCATGGATATGAGGTTTTTGGTGTATTGGATGATTGTCCAATGGAGCATAAACGGTATTATATGAAAAAGAATATATAG
- a CDS encoding glycosidase yields the protein MNSLFENRLKGLIREHNELITRPNEEEALGNGIFKRYKYPVVTAEHTPLFWRYDLNPETNPFLMERDGVNCAFNPGAIELNGKVYLIVRTEGVDRKSFFAVAESENGIDNFKFWDFPILLPQTENPDVNVYDMRLTKHEDGNIYGLFCSERKDPNAPKGDTSSADAQCGIVRTKDLKTWERLADLKTASAQQRNVVLHPEFVDGKYAFYTRPQDGFIETGNGGGIAWGLADNMENAVIEKEVLVDEKLYHTIKEVKNGQGPAPIKTDKGWIHIAHGVRNTAAGLRYVIYSFMTSLEDPTKVIYSPAGHLIAPMGEERVGDVSNVVFTNGLVVRDNGEVLIYYASSDTRCHVAKTSIAQLLDYNMNTPKDALISRGCVEARCEIISKNFEFIENCEDAELKELLKSIK from the coding sequence ATGAACAGTTTATTTGAAAACAGATTAAAAGGCTTAATCAGAGAACACAATGAATTAATTACAAGACCAAATGAAGAAGAAGCTTTAGGCAATGGAATATTCAAAAGATATAAATACCCAGTAGTAACTGCAGAACATACTCCATTATTTTGGAGATATGACTTAAATCCAGAAACAAATCCATTCTTAATGGAAAGAGATGGAGTTAACTGTGCTTTCAACCCAGGTGCTATTGAACTAAACGGAAAAGTTTATTTAATAGTAAGAACAGAAGGTGTTGACAGAAAATCTTTCTTTGCTGTTGCTGAAAGTGAAAATGGAATTGACAACTTTAAGTTCTGGGATTTCCCAATATTACTACCACAAACAGAAAACCCAGACGTAAATGTCTATGATATGAGACTTACAAAGCATGAAGATGGAAACATCTATGGATTATTCTGTTCAGAAAGAAAAGATCCAAATGCACCAAAGGGTGATACTTCAAGTGCTGATGCTCAATGTGGAATAGTAAGAACAAAGGACTTAAAGACTTGGGAAAGATTAGCAGATCTTAAAACAGCATCAGCTCAACAAAGAAACGTTGTTCTTCACCCAGAATTCGTTGATGGAAAATATGCTTTCTACACAAGACCACAAGATGGTTTCATTGAAACTGGAAATGGCGGCGGAATAGCATGGGGCTTAGCTGATAACATGGAAAATGCTGTTATCGAAAAAGAAGTTCTTGTGGATGAAAAGTTATACCACACAATTAAAGAAGTTAAAAATGGTCAAGGACCAGCACCAATAAAAACTGATAAAGGCTGGATACACATAGCTCATGGTGTTAGAAATACAGCTGCTGGTTTAAGATATGTAATATATAGCTTTATGACTTCTCTTGAAGACCCAACAAAGGTAATCTACTCACCAGCTGGACATTTAATCGCACCAATGGGAGAAGAAAGAGTAGGAGACGTTTCTAACGTTGTATTCACAAACGGTCTAGTTGTAAGAGATAATGGAGAAGTATTGATATACTACGCTTCATCAGATACAAGATGCCATGTAGCAAAAACTTCAATTGCACAATTACTTGATTACAACATGAACACACCTAAGGATGCATTAATATCAAGAGGCTGTGTAGAAGCTAGATGTGAAATAATTTCTAAAAACTTTGAATTTATAGAAAACTGCGAAGATGCAGAATTAAAAGAGTTACTAAAATCAATAAAATAA
- a CDS encoding type I phosphomannose isomerase catalytic subunit — MYPLKFENLYYDKIWGGRDMEAFRGNLPEGDIGESWDVACHDNGMSVVAEGELKGKSLKELIDTYPEELLGKKIDKEVFPLLIKIINSNESLSVQVHPDDEYGKRVENELGKTECWYIVDAKPGAKLILGTKEGVSKDQFKTAIENGTVEELMNYIEVKSGEVYFVESGLIHAIGEGIVLAEIQQNSDTTYRVYDYNRGRELHIEKALDVMNMNLRGKASIGQIAYEDQDYKKLNYILCDKFALEMYEVKATLKENSEEDRFFIFTCVEGNGTLETASYKTEVKKGDSILIPATAGQYVFKGQMNLLKSYVPAE, encoded by the coding sequence ATGTATCCATTAAAATTCGAAAATTTATATTATGATAAAATTTGGGGCGGAAGAGATATGGAAGCCTTTAGGGGTAATCTGCCAGAAGGTGACATCGGTGAAAGCTGGGATGTAGCTTGCCACGATAATGGTATGAGCGTTGTAGCAGAAGGAGAATTGAAAGGAAAATCTTTGAAAGAACTTATAGATACTTATCCAGAAGAGTTATTAGGAAAAAAGATTGATAAAGAAGTTTTCCCATTATTAATAAAGATAATAAATTCAAATGAAAGCTTATCAGTTCAAGTTCATCCAGATGATGAATATGGCAAACGCGTTGAAAATGAATTGGGAAAAACTGAATGTTGGTATATAGTTGATGCAAAACCAGGTGCTAAGCTTATCTTAGGAACAAAAGAAGGTGTATCTAAAGATCAGTTTAAAACTGCTATTGAAAATGGAACAGTTGAAGAATTGATGAACTATATAGAAGTTAAAAGTGGTGAAGTGTACTTTGTTGAAAGTGGATTAATTCATGCTATAGGTGAAGGAATAGTTTTAGCAGAAATCCAACAAAATAGTGATACAACTTATAGAGTTTATGATTACAATAGGGGTAGAGAACTACATATTGAAAAAGCCCTTGATGTAATGAATATGAATCTTAGAGGTAAAGCAAGTATTGGACAAATTGCTTATGAAGATCAAGATTATAAAAAGCTTAATTATATTCTTTGTGATAAATTTGCTTTAGAAATGTATGAAGTTAAAGCAACGTTAAAGGAAAATAGTGAAGAAGATAGATTTTTTATATTTACTTGTGTAGAAGGAAATGGAACTTTAGAAACTGCAAGTTATAAGACAGAAGTAAAAAAAGGTGATAGCATTTTAATTCCTGCAACAGCTGGGCAATATGTTTTTAAAGGCCAAATGAATCTTTTGAAGAGTTATGTTCCTGCTGAGTAG
- a CDS encoding glycoside hydrolase family 53 protein produces MFKRNVKFIFSMIMCVIITLSFSSSPVSTNVLAATSFSKGADIGWLNQLESMGVKWQNDSGVQQDPLQILKDHGIDSIRLRVFVNPPSNFQWNGCLLGYSDSKGVIYMAQRAKKLGMKIMIDFHYSDHFADPGRQDMPAAWASHSFSQLQTDVYSHTSYVMNELKKVGIYPEWVQVGNETNGGMMWPAGSSSNFGQWSQLINQGYNAVKAVSPSSKVIIHLANGPKNSLYRYVFDGLKNAGAKYDVIGFSYYPHWDGVDYTQSIDALAYNLNDMASRYGKEVMVCEVGGHEGNPSNTYNMIKAVISKVQAVPNGKGLGVFYWEPEANTTVLPDKYPLGATTKVATNVLKFTTAIDAFK; encoded by the coding sequence ATGTTTAAAAGAAATGTTAAATTTATTTTCTCAATGATTATGTGCGTAATCATTACTTTAAGTTTTAGTTCAAGCCCAGTTTCGACCAATGTATTAGCTGCTACATCTTTTTCGAAAGGCGCTGATATTGGTTGGCTAAATCAATTAGAAAGCATGGGTGTTAAGTGGCAAAATGACAGTGGAGTTCAACAAGACCCTCTTCAAATTTTAAAAGATCATGGAATCGATTCTATAAGATTAAGAGTTTTTGTAAATCCTCCATCAAACTTCCAATGGAATGGATGTCTACTAGGCTACTCCGATTCAAAGGGTGTAATTTACATGGCACAGCGTGCAAAAAAACTTGGAATGAAAATAATGATCGACTTCCATTATAGTGATCACTTTGCTGATCCAGGCCGTCAAGATATGCCTGCTGCATGGGCATCTCATAGTTTCTCTCAATTACAAACAGATGTATACAGCCATACTAGTTATGTTATGAATGAACTTAAAAAAGTTGGCATCTATCCTGAATGGGTACAAGTAGGTAACGAAACAAACGGAGGGATGATGTGGCCAGCTGGAAGTTCCTCTAACTTTGGTCAATGGTCTCAATTAATAAACCAAGGCTATAACGCAGTTAAAGCAGTAAGTCCATCTTCAAAAGTTATCATTCACTTAGCAAACGGACCAAAAAACAGCTTATATAGATACGTTTTTGATGGATTAAAAAATGCTGGTGCTAAATATGACGTAATCGGTTTTTCTTACTATCCACATTGGGACGGCGTTGATTACACTCAAAGCATCGATGCTTTAGCTTACAATTTAAATGACATGGCATCTCGCTATGGAAAAGAAGTTATGGTATGCGAAGTTGGTGGACACGAAGGAAACCCTAGCAATACTTACAATATGATAAAAGCAGTTATTAGTAAAGTACAAGCTGTTCCAAATGGAAAAGGCTTAGGTGTATTCTATTGGGAACCTGAAGCTAATACAACTGTTCTTCCTGATAAGTATCCACTAGGTGCTACTACTAAAGTAGCTACTAACGTACTTAAATTTACAACTGCTATTGATGCTTTCAAATAA
- a CDS encoding DUF6055 domain-containing protein, with amino-acid sequence MKMKKICQILMAAGLLVGILGSTINVKTVEAKINFTVSYTSAVGKTENYTCATRDSFYDLNDNSVNRATSEHFQIIWGNGDTTGTVNQELVKGNLQNLEAIRDFYVNVMGFVDTSVSVNSPLTSSNHYKTNVYISNTGLSKITDDWAYMSSDGEGFAFLVLHPGAMRVDPPSWVVPHEYAHAITMHQRGVIDAPWYEVTANWFRDQYLGSSFYKYGNNVYGPDSDFFRPIVLNSDYYFPHLKNYYDAWPFLLYVTENPDQMKGLGLEVMKAMFKDTNNEVMFKKLERLSGTSAKDMLGGYARRMVTFDFKRQANYKKYYDELIAEDSANYNKIYTTLENDSNGWFKVPSSRAPQQGGYNIIPLNIDLKSKQVVVNFQGNSSEVGADWRASIVAKTKTGQTRYSTMWNSGTNTLNLQGDEEKVYLVVCATPKEMLNLTSFDLDVVGTRYPYKVQISTNSAVSKVEMPTVSVAAGSYNAAQTISLSSKTSGTTIYYTLDGSTPTASSTAYSSPIVVSKNTTIKAVAIKSGMTNSDITSATYTISIIGDVNEDGRVNAIDYANIKSYLLANSTKINLKNADMNNDSKVNAIDLALLKKKLLS; translated from the coding sequence ATGAAAATGAAAAAGATTTGCCAAATATTGATGGCAGCAGGTTTATTAGTTGGAATTTTAGGTAGCACAATTAACGTTAAGACCGTAGAAGCTAAAATAAATTTCACTGTAAGTTATACTTCAGCAGTGGGAAAGACTGAAAATTATACTTGTGCAACAAGAGATTCCTTTTATGATTTGAATGATAATTCAGTTAACAGAGCTACTTCAGAACATTTCCAAATAATTTGGGGAAATGGTGATACTACAGGAACTGTTAATCAAGAATTAGTAAAAGGTAATTTACAAAACCTAGAGGCAATAAGAGATTTCTATGTTAATGTAATGGGCTTTGTAGATACTAGTGTATCTGTTAATAGTCCACTAACTAGCAGCAATCACTACAAAACAAATGTGTACATATCCAATACTGGACTTTCAAAGATTACAGATGATTGGGCATATATGTCTTCTGACGGAGAAGGCTTTGCTTTCTTAGTTTTACATCCAGGAGCTATGCGTGTTGACCCACCAAGTTGGGTAGTTCCTCACGAATATGCTCATGCCATTACTATGCATCAACGTGGTGTTATCGATGCTCCTTGGTATGAAGTAACAGCAAATTGGTTCAGAGATCAATATTTAGGAAGTAGTTTTTATAAGTATGGAAATAATGTTTATGGACCTGATTCAGACTTCTTTAGGCCAATAGTCTTGAACTCAGACTACTACTTTCCACATTTGAAGAACTATTATGATGCTTGGCCATTCTTACTATATGTAACTGAAAATCCTGACCAAATGAAAGGATTAGGTCTTGAAGTAATGAAAGCGATGTTTAAGGACACTAATAATGAAGTTATGTTTAAGAAATTAGAGAGATTATCTGGAACATCTGCTAAAGATATGTTAGGTGGCTATGCTAGAAGAATGGTAACCTTTGATTTTAAGAGACAAGCTAATTATAAAAAATATTATGATGAATTAATAGCAGAGGACAGTGCAAATTATAATAAAATTTATACAACCTTAGAAAATGATAGTAATGGATGGTTTAAGGTTCCTAGCTCAAGGGCTCCACAACAAGGTGGATATAATATTATTCCACTTAACATAGATCTAAAGAGTAAGCAGGTAGTCGTTAATTTTCAAGGAAATAGTTCAGAAGTAGGGGCAGATTGGCGTGCAAGCATTGTTGCTAAAACAAAAACTGGACAAACTAGATATTCTACAATGTGGAATAGTGGAACTAACACTTTGAATCTACAAGGAGATGAAGAAAAAGTTTATCTTGTAGTATGTGCAACTCCGAAGGAAATGCTTAATTTAACTTCATTTGATTTAGATGTAGTAGGAACAAGATATCCATATAAAGTGCAAATATCAACGAATAGCGCTGTTTCAAAGGTAGAAATGCCAACTGTTAGTGTAGCAGCAGGTAGTTACAATGCTGCACAAACAATATCACTTAGCAGTAAAACTTCAGGTACAACTATATATTATACACTTGACGGAAGTACTCCAACAGCTTCATCTACTGCCTATAGTAGTCCGATAGTAGTATCAAAAAATACAACTATTAAGGCTGTTGCAATAAAGAGTGGAATGACAAACTCTGATATAACTTCTGCTACATATACAATTTCTATAATTGGTGATGTTAATGAAGATGGTCGTGTAAATGCAATTGATTATGCCAATATTAAGAGCTATTTACTGGCTAATTCAACAAAGATAAATTTAAAGAACGCAGATATGAATAATGATAGTAAAGTAAATGCCATCGATTTAGCACTTTTAAAGAAAAAATTACTTAGTTAA
- a CDS encoding carbohydrate ABC transporter permease — translation MQPTTEKLPSTKRNRNPFSIFTSQNVKIQKRILIVVFLVVPIVLTLMFSYYPALKLFQQSFTDWDGMKPSYNYVGLQNFTEVLKEPETLKTFGNNFAYLVIGIIQTLLALYLAIILNGKLRGRNFFKSIIFMPYILNGVAVAYMFNYIYDYNNGPINVILRNIGLEQFAIKWLGEGYAINFSLAFMGLWQFTGFAMVIFLGALQSIPFDIYEAASLDGATFFQAIRYITLPSVKRVLELNLILCINGAIQAYMPAFLITKGGPAGDSTTFVYKILDIAFKYNKFGKASAMSVITLAIVAVVLIITNVALKERKEAL, via the coding sequence ATGCAGCCTACAACGGAAAAGTTACCATCTACCAAAAGAAATAGAAATCCTTTCTCTATCTTTACAAGTCAGAATGTAAAGATTCAAAAAAGAATTTTAATAGTAGTTTTCCTAGTAGTACCAATAGTACTGACTTTAATGTTTTCTTATTATCCAGCACTCAAATTATTCCAACAGAGTTTTACGGATTGGGATGGTATGAAACCTAGTTATAATTATGTTGGACTTCAAAATTTCACGGAAGTATTAAAAGAGCCAGAAACTCTTAAGACTTTTGGAAATAACTTTGCCTATTTAGTCATCGGAATTATTCAAACATTACTTGCTTTATATCTTGCAATAATTCTTAATGGAAAATTAAGAGGAAGAAACTTCTTCAAATCAATAATTTTTATGCCATACATACTTAATGGGGTTGCTGTGGCTTATATGTTTAACTATATCTACGACTATAACAATGGACCAATTAATGTAATTTTGAGAAATATCGGCTTAGAACAATTTGCTATAAAATGGCTAGGTGAGGGATATGCTATAAACTTCTCCCTTGCATTTATGGGGCTATGGCAATTTACAGGTTTTGCTATGGTAATATTCTTAGGTGCTCTTCAATCAATACCTTTCGATATTTATGAAGCAGCCAGTTTAGATGGTGCAACTTTCTTCCAAGCTATTAGATATATAACATTACCAAGTGTAAAAAGAGTATTAGAATTAAACTTAATTTTATGTATAAATGGTGCTATTCAAGCATACATGCCTGCATTCCTTATCACAAAAGGTGGGCCAGCAGGTGACAGTACTACCTTTGTGTACAAAATTCTAGACATAGCATTTAAATACAATAAGTTTGGTAAAGCTTCGGCCATGTCCGTCATAACCTTAGCGATTGTTGCAGTAGTACTTATTATCACTAATGTAGCATTAAAAGAAAGAAAGGAGGCACTATAG